A region of the Roseiflexus sp. RS-1 genome:
ACAACGGACCGGTTCGCTCAGCAGACTTCGTTCGCGCTGACGACGCGAAGGGAGGATGGTGGAACTGGAAGATCGAAAAGATGGCGCTGGAAATGCTCTTCATTGTCGGTGATCTGATGATTGACCGGCGAGAGAACTTTCAGCGCGTTTACGACCTGCGTGAGCGAGTTCTGCCTGAATGGGACGATGCCCGTATACCTGATGTCGAGACAGCGCAGCGCACACTGATCCTTGCGGCAGCACAGGCGCTCGGTGCGGCGCCAGCACGCTGGCTCGCAGACTACTTTCGCCTGAACAAGGCAGAAACGGCGCGCATTGCCGCTACACTGGCAGCCAATGGCGCACTCGCAACTGCTCGTGTCGAAGGATGGCGCGATCCGGTCTACATTCATCCGGGCAATCTGCCGCTGGCTCAGGCTGCCGCCGATGGCGCGCTCCGATCAACGATGACGACGCTTCTCTCACCGTTCGATCCTGTCGTGTGGGATCGGCAGCGCATCCGGGAACTGTTTGGCTTCGACTATCGCATCGAGTGTTATACACCTGCACCCAAACGACGCTATGGCTATTTCACATTGCCCATCCTGCATCGGGGCGCGCTGATCGGGCGGCTTGATCCAAAAGCGCACCGGAAAGATGGTATATTTGAGGTCAAGGCGCTCTATATCGAGCCAGGCGTCGATCCAGACGAAGACCTTGCGCTGGAGCTGGCGGCAGCGTTGCGCTCCTGTGCAGCATGGCACGGCACACCCGACGTTGTTATTCGCCAGTGTGATCCGCCAGCGTTCGGTATACTGCTGAAACGCGCCCTCTCATAATCAAATCTGGTAGAACATGCTGCGCGGCATACTGGTGCGCGTTCACCATCCGCGCTGTTTGCCATTGGAGCGAAGGCGTCCCACCCTCTTGGGGCAGCCGAGGGCAAGATGCCCTCACTCCCGTAACGGGCTTCGTTCTCTAACGAAACTCCTACGTTTGACCGTTTGATCATTGCCATCAGATCGGCTACAATAGAAGCGCCTGACACATCATTCGGCGTTCGGCTCATTACTCGATACCAGGAGGTCGTGACGGTTATGCCTACCTACGTGTACGCC
Encoded here:
- a CDS encoding winged helix-turn-helix domain-containing protein, whose translation is MSLTLTSAALRAVLLASQGLDQPPQRAATRDDLLETIRRMGALQIDTIHVVARSPYLVLWSRLGAYDPRWLTDLLVERAIFEYWSHEACFLPIDDYPIYRSLMLAGRTRSNAYARKWLHEHQSIAAALINDIRNNGPVRSADFVRADDAKGGWWNWKIEKMALEMLFIVGDLMIDRRENFQRVYDLRERVLPEWDDARIPDVETAQRTLILAAAQALGAAPARWLADYFRLNKAETARIAATLAANGALATARVEGWRDPVYIHPGNLPLAQAAADGALRSTMTTLLSPFDPVVWDRQRIRELFGFDYRIECYTPAPKRRYGYFTLPILHRGALIGRLDPKAHRKDGIFEVKALYIEPGVDPDEDLALELAAALRSCAAWHGTPDVVIRQCDPPAFGILLKRALS